The following are from one region of the Pseudomonas putida genome:
- a CDS encoding cytochrome ubiquinol oxidase subunit I, whose product MFGIEALELARMQFAFTVSFHILFPAITIGLASYLAVLEGLWLRTNNQVYRDLYHFWSKIFAVNFGMGVVSGLVMAYQFGTNWSRFSDFAGAITGPLLTYEVLTAFFLEAGFLGVMLFGWNRVGRGLHFFSTVMVALGTLVSTFWILASNSWMQTPQGHEIIDGRVVPVDWFAVVFNPSFPYRLMHMATAAFVATAFFVGASAAWHLLRGRDNPAVRKMLSMAMWMALVVAPIQAVIGDFHGLNTLKHQPVKIAAIEGHWENVPGEPTPLILFGIPDMQAETTRFKLEIPALGSLILTHSLDKQVPAMKEFPPEDRPNSTIVFWSFRIMVGLGFLMIFVGLWSLWLRKRGTLYTSRPFLHLALWMGPSGLIALLAGWFTTEIGRQPWVVYGLMRTADGVSNHSYAQLGFTLVAFVVVYFALFGTGLGYMMRLVRKGPKTGEGDEHNPGGPGTKRTPARPLSAADDGHEANSASLSKEH is encoded by the coding sequence ATGTTCGGAATAGAGGCCTTAGAGCTCGCCCGAATGCAGTTTGCCTTTACCGTATCGTTCCATATCCTGTTCCCGGCCATCACCATTGGCCTGGCGAGCTACCTGGCCGTTCTCGAAGGCCTCTGGCTGCGGACCAACAACCAGGTCTACCGTGACCTTTATCACTTCTGGTCGAAAATCTTCGCCGTCAACTTCGGCATGGGCGTGGTTTCCGGCCTGGTCATGGCCTATCAGTTCGGCACCAACTGGAGCCGCTTCTCCGACTTCGCCGGCGCCATTACCGGCCCGTTGCTCACTTACGAGGTGCTGACGGCGTTCTTCCTCGAGGCTGGCTTCCTGGGGGTCATGCTGTTTGGCTGGAACCGTGTCGGCCGTGGCCTGCACTTCTTCTCCACGGTGATGGTGGCACTCGGCACCCTGGTCTCGACCTTCTGGATCCTCGCCTCCAACAGTTGGATGCAGACCCCGCAAGGCCACGAAATCATCGATGGCCGGGTGGTGCCGGTGGACTGGTTTGCGGTGGTGTTCAACCCCTCCTTCCCCTACCGCCTGATGCACATGGCCACTGCCGCGTTCGTTGCCACCGCGTTCTTCGTCGGTGCCTCGGCGGCCTGGCACCTGTTGCGCGGGCGTGACAACCCGGCGGTGCGCAAGATGCTGTCGATGGCCATGTGGATGGCGCTGGTCGTCGCGCCGATCCAGGCGGTGATCGGTGACTTCCATGGCCTCAACACCCTCAAGCACCAACCGGTGAAAATCGCCGCGATCGAAGGCCACTGGGAGAACGTGCCCGGCGAGCCGACCCCGCTGATCCTGTTCGGCATCCCCGACATGCAGGCCGAAACCACCCGCTTCAAGCTCGAGATCCCGGCGCTCGGCAGCCTCATCCTGACCCACAGCCTGGACAAGCAGGTACCGGCGATGAAGGAGTTCCCACCCGAAGACCGGCCCAACTCGACCATCGTCTTCTGGTCGTTCCGGATCATGGTCGGGCTGGGTTTCCTGATGATCTTCGTCGGCCTGTGGAGCCTGTGGCTGCGTAAGCGCGGCACGCTCTACACCTCGCGGCCGTTCCTGCACCTGGCCCTGTGGATGGGGCCTTCCGGGCTGATCGCACTGCTGGCCGGCTGGTTCACAACGGAAATCGGCCGCCAGCCCTGGGTGGTATATGGCCTGATGCGCACGGCAGACGGTGTGTCCAACCACAGTTACGCCCAGCTTGGCTTCACCCTGGTGGCCTTCGTGGTGGTGTATTTCGCCCTGTTCGGCACCGGCCTTGGCTACATGATGCGCCTGGTGCGCAAAGGGCCGAAAACCGGTGAAGGGGACGAACACAACCCCGGTGGCCCTGGCACCAAACGCACACCGGCGCGGCCGCTGTCTGCCGCCGATGATGGCCATGAGGCCAATTCCGCCAGCCTGAGCAAGGAACACTGA
- a CDS encoding ferredoxin--NADP reductase has translation MTASAEKFTRQTLLDVQPLTPNLFSLRVTRDAGFRFRSGQFARLGVTKADGSVVWRAYSMVSAPHDEHLDFFSIVVPGGEFTSELSRLGAGDTLLIDRQAFGFLTLDRFVGGRDLWLLATGTGIAPFMSILQDFEAWERFDSIKLVYSVREAKELAYVDEIAGLEQRDYLAEFAGKLQFIPVVTREQHPGALNQRITTLIENGELEKAAGLELSPEHSRVMLCGNPEMIDETRKVLKARDLQLSLSKRPGQVAVENYW, from the coding sequence ATGACCGCAAGCGCCGAAAAGTTCACCCGCCAGACCCTGCTCGATGTTCAGCCGCTGACGCCGAACCTCTTCAGCCTGCGGGTTACGCGCGACGCGGGGTTCCGCTTCCGTTCCGGCCAGTTTGCCCGCCTGGGCGTGACCAAGGCCGATGGCAGTGTAGTGTGGCGCGCCTACTCCATGGTCAGCGCGCCCCATGACGAGCACCTCGACTTCTTCTCCATCGTGGTGCCAGGCGGGGAGTTCACCAGCGAGCTGAGCCGACTGGGGGCAGGCGATACCCTGCTGATCGACCGCCAGGCCTTCGGCTTCCTTACCCTCGACCGCTTCGTTGGTGGCCGCGACCTGTGGTTGCTGGCGACCGGTACTGGCATTGCGCCGTTCATGTCGATCCTGCAGGACTTTGAAGCCTGGGAGCGGTTTGACAGCATCAAACTGGTGTATTCGGTGCGCGAGGCGAAGGAACTGGCTTATGTAGATGAAATCGCCGGGCTGGAGCAGCGCGATTACCTGGCCGAATTCGCCGGCAAGTTGCAGTTCATTCCGGTGGTGACCCGTGAACAGCATCCGGGGGCGTTGAACCAGCGTATTACCACGCTGATCGAGAATGGCGAACTGGAGAAGGCGGCGGGGTTGGAACTGTCGCCAGAGCATTCGCGGGTGATGCTGTGTGGCAACCCGGAGATGATTGATGAAACGCGCAAGGTACTGAAGGCGCGGGACCTGCAGCTGAGCCTGAGCAAGCGGCCGGGACAGGTGGCTGTGGAAAACTACTGGTAA
- the cydB gene encoding cytochrome d ubiquinol oxidase subunit II, whose product MGIDLSLIWAVIIIFGVMMYVVMDGFDLGIGMLFPFVKGERDRDVMMNTVAPVWDGNETWLVLGGAGLFGAFPMAYSVVLEALYLPLILMLIGLIFRGVAFEFRFKATADKRHIWDKAFIGGSLVATFFQGVALGAFLEGFKVVDRHFAGGTLDWLTPFSLFCGLGLIVAYTLLGCTWLIMKTEGPLQQKMHDIARPLALVLLVVIGIVSLWTPIAYPQIAERWFSMPNLVWFMPVPILVLVTFYGLLKAVARNAHYTPFLLTLVLIFLGYSGLGISLWPNIIPPSISIWDAAAPPQSQGFMLVGTLFILPFILMYTFWSYYVFRGKVTHEDGYH is encoded by the coding sequence ATGGGTATCGACCTTTCGCTGATCTGGGCCGTGATCATCATTTTCGGCGTCATGATGTACGTGGTGATGGATGGTTTCGACCTGGGCATCGGCATGCTCTTCCCGTTCGTCAAGGGCGAGCGGGACCGCGATGTAATGATGAACACCGTCGCCCCCGTATGGGACGGTAACGAAACCTGGCTGGTGCTGGGCGGTGCCGGGCTGTTCGGGGCATTCCCGATGGCTTACTCGGTAGTGCTGGAGGCGCTGTACCTGCCGTTGATCCTGATGCTGATCGGTCTGATCTTCCGCGGCGTGGCCTTCGAGTTCCGTTTCAAGGCCACCGCCGACAAGCGCCATATCTGGGACAAGGCGTTCATCGGAGGCTCGCTGGTTGCCACCTTCTTCCAGGGCGTGGCACTGGGCGCCTTCCTCGAAGGCTTCAAGGTGGTCGACCGGCATTTCGCCGGAGGCACCCTTGACTGGCTGACCCCGTTCAGCCTGTTCTGCGGCCTGGGGCTGATCGTTGCCTACACCCTGTTGGGTTGTACCTGGCTGATCATGAAGACCGAAGGGCCGCTGCAGCAGAAGATGCACGACATCGCCCGGCCGTTGGCGCTGGTGCTGCTGGTGGTGATCGGCATCGTCAGCCTGTGGACACCGATTGCCTACCCGCAGATTGCCGAGCGCTGGTTCAGCATGCCTAACCTGGTCTGGTTCATGCCGGTGCCGATCCTGGTGCTGGTCACCTTCTACGGGTTGCTCAAGGCGGTGGCGCGCAATGCGCACTACACACCGTTCCTGCTGACGCTGGTGCTGATCTTCCTTGGTTACAGCGGCCTGGGCATCAGCCTGTGGCCGAATATCATCCCGCCGTCGATCTCGATCTGGGATGCCGCGGCGCCACCGCAGAGCCAGGGCTTCATGCTGGTGGGTACCCTGTTCATCCTGCCGTTCATCCTCATGTATACCTTCTGGAGCTATTACGTGTTCCGCGGCAAGGTTACCCATGAAGACGGCTATCACTAG
- a CDS encoding PilZ domain-containing protein produces the protein MSDHDERRRFQRIDFDAPTELRQGDRRWPVKLLDLSLKGLLVNRPEPWDADLTQDFDAIIHLDRDVRVQMQVELRHEEATRLGFICLYIDVESMTHLHRLVELNVADSTEMMRELRELIE, from the coding sequence ATGAGCGATCACGACGAACGCCGCCGTTTCCAGCGCATCGATTTCGATGCCCCCACCGAGCTGCGCCAGGGCGACCGCCGCTGGCCGGTAAAACTCCTGGATCTGTCGCTGAAGGGCCTTCTGGTCAATCGCCCCGAGCCATGGGACGCCGACCTGACCCAGGATTTCGATGCGATCATCCACCTCGACCGCGATGTGCGTGTGCAAATGCAGGTTGAATTGCGCCATGAGGAAGCCACCCGCCTGGGCTTTATCTGCCTGTACATCGACGTCGAATCGATGACCCATTTGCACCGTCTTGTGGAATTGAACGTGGCCGACAGCACCGAAATGATGCGTGAGCTGCGCGAACTCATCGAATAA
- a CDS encoding methyltransferase codes for MPLLTTPYAELDLIRQPEQANDPLQAFDAADEYLLAQLHEQALDATCRVLVLNDSFGALAASLAGKLQVVSSGDSHLAHLALEKNLVRNGLPFDSVPFVPASEHWQGPFDRVLVRVPKTLALLEEQLIRLQGHLAPNAQVIAGAMIKHLPRAAGDLMEKYIGPVQASLAQKKARLLTATLAERPVARSPYPSRYSLDAPPLELVNHANVFCREGLDIGTRAFLPHLPRELGRARVADLGCGNGVLAIASALVNPDAQYTLVDESYMAVQSARENWQAALGERPAAFEAADGLAGVEKQSLDVVLCNPPFHQQQVVGDFLAWRMFQQAREALVVGGALYIVGNRHLGYHSKLARLFRGVEQVAATPKFVILKARK; via the coding sequence ATGCCCCTGTTGACCACCCCCTACGCCGAACTCGACCTGATCCGCCAGCCGGAACAGGCCAACGACCCTCTGCAGGCTTTCGATGCCGCCGACGAGTACCTGCTTGCGCAGCTGCACGAACAGGCCCTCGATGCCACCTGCCGGGTGCTGGTGCTCAATGACAGCTTCGGCGCCCTGGCCGCCAGCCTGGCGGGCAAGTTGCAGGTAGTCAGCAGTGGCGATTCGCACCTGGCGCACCTGGCCCTGGAAAAGAACCTGGTGCGCAATGGCCTGCCCTTCGACAGCGTGCCGTTCGTGCCGGCCAGCGAACACTGGCAAGGCCCGTTCGATCGGGTGCTGGTGCGTGTGCCCAAGACCCTGGCCCTGCTCGAAGAACAACTGATTCGCCTGCAAGGCCACCTGGCGCCCAATGCCCAAGTGATTGCCGGGGCGATGATCAAGCACTTGCCACGGGCTGCCGGTGACCTGATGGAGAAGTACATCGGCCCGGTGCAAGCCTCGCTGGCGCAGAAAAAGGCACGCTTGCTGACCGCGACGCTGGCCGAACGGCCTGTCGCCCGCTCGCCCTACCCTAGCCGCTACAGCCTCGACGCGCCGCCGCTGGAGCTGGTCAACCACGCCAACGTGTTTTGCCGTGAGGGCCTGGACATTGGCACACGGGCGTTCCTGCCACACCTGCCCCGCGAACTGGGCCGCGCGCGGGTGGCAGACCTGGGCTGCGGCAACGGAGTGCTGGCGATCGCCAGCGCGCTGGTCAACCCGGATGCCCAGTACACCCTGGTCGACGAGTCGTACATGGCGGTGCAATCGGCGCGGGAGAACTGGCAGGCCGCGCTGGGTGAGCGCCCGGCGGCGTTCGAAGCAGCCGATGGATTGGCGGGGGTAGAGAAGCAGTCACTGGACGTGGTGCTGTGCAACCCGCCATTCCACCAGCAGCAGGTGGTGGGTGACTTCCTCGCCTGGCGCATGTTCCAGCAGGCGCGTGAGGCGTTGGTGGTGGGCGGGGCGCTGTATATCGTGGGTAACCGGCACCTGGGCTATCACAGCAAGCTGGCGCGGTTGTTCCGGGGGGTGGAGCAGGTGGCGGCGACGCCCAAGTTCGTTATTCTGAAAGCCCGCAAGTAA
- a CDS encoding nucleobase:cation symporter-2 family protein: protein MTTSPSTSPAKRPEDENLGLGANLAYGLQHVLTMYGGIVAVPLILGQAAGLNGAEIGMLIAASLFAGGLATLLQTLGLPFFGCQLPLVQGVSFAGVATMGAILSSEGGGGLPGVLGAVMAASLIGFLITPVFSRITKFFPPLVTGIVITTIGLTLMPVAARWVMGGNSASPEFGSVANIGLAALTFAIVLLLSKLGSAAISRLSILLAMVVGTLIAWALGMADFSKVTEGPMFAFPTPFHFGMPEFHIAAILSMCIVIMVTLVETSADILAVGEIIDTKVDSKRLGNGLRADMASSILAPIFGSFTQSAFAQNVGLVAVTGVKSRYVVATGGVILVVLGLLPIMGRVIAAVPTPVLGGAGIVLFGTVAASGIRTLSKVSYKNNVNLIIVAASLGFGMIPIAAPTFYHHFPNWFETIFHSGISSAAIMAILLNLIFNHFTAGNSDQQSVFAAAYERTIQYSDISALRDGDYFKDGKLFDAEGNEVPMLEQDEHGNETVRRSAVAEH, encoded by the coding sequence ATGACTACGTCCCCTAGCACGTCTCCCGCCAAGCGGCCCGAGGATGAAAACCTCGGTCTTGGTGCCAACCTGGCCTATGGTCTGCAGCATGTGCTGACCATGTACGGGGGGATCGTCGCGGTACCCCTGATCCTGGGGCAGGCCGCAGGCCTGAACGGCGCCGAAATCGGCATGCTGATCGCCGCTTCGCTGTTTGCCGGTGGCTTGGCCACCCTGCTGCAAACCCTTGGCCTGCCGTTCTTCGGCTGCCAGTTGCCGCTGGTGCAGGGCGTTTCATTCGCCGGTGTGGCGACCATGGGGGCCATCCTCAGCAGCGAGGGCGGCGGTGGCCTGCCGGGCGTGCTCGGCGCGGTCATGGCAGCGTCGCTGATCGGTTTTCTGATCACCCCTGTGTTCTCCCGCATCACCAAGTTCTTCCCGCCGTTGGTGACCGGCATCGTCATCACTACCATCGGCCTGACCCTGATGCCCGTGGCCGCTCGCTGGGTAATGGGTGGCAACAGCGCCTCGCCGGAATTCGGCAGCGTGGCCAACATCGGCCTGGCAGCCCTGACCTTCGCCATCGTGCTGCTGCTGAGCAAGCTTGGCAGCGCGGCGATCTCGCGCCTGTCGATTCTGCTGGCCATGGTGGTCGGCACCCTGATCGCCTGGGCGCTGGGCATGGCCGACTTCAGCAAGGTCACCGAGGGCCCGATGTTCGCATTCCCCACGCCGTTCCATTTCGGCATGCCGGAATTCCACATCGCCGCGATCCTGTCGATGTGCATCGTGATCATGGTGACCCTGGTGGAAACTTCAGCCGACATCCTCGCGGTGGGCGAAATCATCGACACCAAGGTCGACTCCAAGCGCCTGGGCAACGGCCTGCGCGCCGACATGGCCTCGAGCATCCTGGCACCGATCTTCGGCTCGTTCACCCAGAGCGCGTTTGCCCAGAACGTCGGCCTGGTAGCCGTGACCGGGGTCAAGAGCCGCTACGTGGTGGCCACCGGTGGCGTGATCCTGGTGGTGCTCGGCCTGCTGCCGATCATGGGCCGGGTAATTGCCGCGGTCCCTACTCCGGTACTGGGTGGCGCCGGCATCGTGCTGTTCGGCACCGTGGCAGCCAGCGGTATCCGCACCCTGTCCAAGGTCAGCTACAAGAACAACGTCAACCTGATCATCGTCGCGGCCTCACTGGGCTTCGGCATGATCCCGATTGCCGCACCGACCTTCTACCATCACTTCCCGAACTGGTTCGAGACCATCTTCCACTCGGGCATCAGCTCGGCGGCGATCATGGCTATCCTGCTGAACCTGATTTTCAACCACTTCACCGCCGGCAATTCGGACCAGCAGTCGGTGTTTGCTGCCGCGTACGAGCGCACCATCCAGTATTCGGACATTTCAGCGCTGCGTGATGGCGACTACTTCAAGGACGGCAAGCTGTTCGATGCCGAGGGTAATGAAGTGCCGATGCTGGAACAGGACGAGCATGGCAATGAAACGGTCAGGCGCAGTGCGGTTGCCGAGCATTGA
- a CDS encoding autoinducer binding domain-containing protein yields MPDWKPEHLHAFVSERSPRKLFDIAVHLAQDLGMEYLGLNIRIQIATQTPRVFLYSNYPPAWIERYQRDEFYKQDAAASLSHGTTEAVLWTDELYREAPQYREAACQHGLRHGWTQSLYDLQHNESQISVARPVGNIDIVEFYGKAGNVQWLCHTLHAVLGEHHLSALCPPPPKMSERELEVLKWSAAGKTASDVACILSLSQSTVNFHIRSVITKTNAANKAGAIAIAALRGWI; encoded by the coding sequence ATGCCTGACTGGAAACCCGAACATCTTCATGCGTTTGTCAGCGAACGCAGCCCACGGAAGCTGTTCGACATAGCAGTGCACCTGGCTCAGGACCTGGGCATGGAATACCTTGGGCTGAACATTCGCATCCAGATCGCCACCCAGACGCCCAGGGTCTTCCTCTATAGCAACTACCCGCCCGCGTGGATCGAGCGTTATCAGCGCGATGAGTTCTACAAGCAGGACGCAGCTGCCAGCCTGAGCCACGGCACTACCGAGGCTGTGCTGTGGACCGACGAGTTGTACCGCGAGGCCCCCCAGTACCGGGAAGCAGCCTGCCAGCATGGACTACGGCATGGCTGGACCCAGTCGCTGTACGACTTGCAGCACAATGAAAGCCAGATCAGCGTTGCCAGGCCGGTCGGCAACATCGATATCGTTGAATTCTATGGCAAGGCCGGCAACGTTCAGTGGCTATGCCACACGCTGCATGCCGTGCTGGGCGAGCACCACCTGAGTGCGCTGTGCCCACCGCCACCGAAAATGAGCGAGCGCGAACTGGAAGTACTGAAATGGTCAGCCGCCGGCAAGACAGCCAGCGACGTGGCCTGCATCCTGTCGCTGTCGCAGAGCACGGTGAACTTCCATATCCGCAGTGTCATCACCAAGACCAACGCCGCCAACAAGGCCGGCGCCATTGCCATCGCCGCCCTGCGTGGCTGGATCTGA
- the mscL gene encoding large-conductance mechanosensitive channel protein MscL, which yields MGMISEFKAFAVKGNVVDMAVGIIIGAAFGKIVSSFVGDVVMPPLGLLIGGVDFSDLAITLKAAEGDVPAVVLAYGKFIQTVIDFVIVAFAIFMGVKAINRLKREEAVAPSAPPVPSPEETLLTEIRDLLKTQNQNRLP from the coding sequence ATGGGCATGATCAGTGAATTCAAGGCCTTCGCGGTCAAAGGCAATGTCGTCGATATGGCGGTTGGTATCATCATCGGCGCGGCCTTCGGCAAGATCGTCTCGTCTTTCGTCGGTGATGTGGTCATGCCGCCACTGGGCCTGTTGATCGGTGGTGTGGACTTCAGCGACCTGGCAATTACCCTGAAGGCTGCCGAAGGTGACGTTCCGGCAGTAGTGCTGGCGTATGGCAAGTTCATCCAGACCGTGATCGACTTCGTCATCGTGGCCTTTGCCATCTTCATGGGGGTGAAGGCGATCAACCGCCTGAAGCGCGAAGAGGCGGTGGCGCCGTCTGCGCCGCCAGTGCCTTCGCCTGAAGAGACCTTGCTGACCGAGATTCGCGACTTGCTCAAGACGCAGAACCAGAATCGGTTGCCTTAA
- the radA gene encoding DNA repair protein RadA has translation MAKAKRLYGCTECGATFPKWAGQCGECGAWNTLVETMIESGGAAAPSSGRAGWTGQQAQIKTLAEVSVEEIPRFTTSSTELDRVLGGGLVDGSVVLIGGDPGIGKSTILLQTLCNIAVGMPALYVTGEESQQQVAMRSRRLGLPQDQLKVMTETCIETIIATARVEKPRVMVIDSIQTIFTEQLQSAPGGVAQVRESTALLVRYAKQSGTAIFLVGHVTKEGSLAGPRVLEHMVDTVLYFEGESDGRLRLLRAVKNRFGAVNELGVFGMTDRGLKEVSNPSAIFLNRTQEEVPGSVVMATWEGTRPMLVEVQALVDDSHLANPRRVTLGLDQNRLAMLLAVLHRHGGIPTHDQDVFLNVVGGVKVLETASDLALLAAVMSSLRNRPLAHGLLVFGEIGLSGEVRPVPSGQERLKEAAKHGFKRAIVPKGNAPKEAPAGLQVIAVTRLEQALDALFE, from the coding sequence ATGGCAAAGGCCAAGCGCTTGTATGGCTGCACCGAGTGCGGTGCGACCTTCCCCAAATGGGCCGGCCAGTGTGGCGAATGCGGGGCCTGGAACACCCTGGTCGAGACCATGATCGAAAGCGGCGGTGCGGCTGCGCCCAGTAGCGGCCGTGCCGGCTGGACCGGGCAGCAGGCGCAGATCAAGACCCTGGCCGAAGTCAGCGTCGAGGAAATCCCGCGCTTCACCACAAGCAGCACTGAACTGGATCGAGTGCTGGGCGGTGGCCTTGTGGATGGTTCGGTGGTGTTGATCGGTGGTGACCCGGGCATCGGCAAGTCGACCATCCTGCTGCAAACCTTGTGCAACATTGCCGTGGGCATGCCGGCGCTGTATGTCACCGGCGAGGAGTCGCAGCAGCAGGTGGCCATGCGCTCACGGCGCCTGGGCCTGCCCCAGGACCAGCTCAAGGTGATGACCGAAACCTGCATCGAGACCATCATCGCCACGGCCCGCGTCGAGAAACCGCGAGTGATGGTGATCGACTCGATCCAGACCATTTTCACCGAGCAGTTGCAATCGGCACCCGGCGGCGTGGCCCAGGTGCGCGAAAGCACGGCGTTGCTGGTGCGCTACGCCAAGCAGAGCGGCACGGCGATCTTCCTGGTCGGCCACGTGACCAAGGAAGGCTCGCTCGCCGGCCCGCGGGTACTCGAGCACATGGTCGATACCGTGCTGTATTTCGAAGGCGAGTCCGATGGCCGCCTGCGCCTGCTGCGGGCGGTCAAGAACCGCTTTGGCGCGGTCAACGAGCTGGGTGTGTTCGGCATGACCGACCGGGGCCTGAAAGAAGTGTCCAACCCCTCGGCGATATTCCTCAACCGCACCCAGGAGGAAGTACCGGGCAGCGTGGTGATGGCCACCTGGGAAGGCACCCGGCCGATGCTGGTGGAGGTGCAGGCGCTGGTCGACGACAGCCACCTGGCCAACCCGCGCCGGGTGACCTTGGGCCTTGACCAGAACCGCCTGGCGATGTTGCTGGCGGTGCTGCACCGCCACGGCGGTATTCCCACCCATGACCAGGACGTGTTCCTCAACGTGGTGGGCGGGGTGAAGGTGCTGGAAACCGCCTCGGACCTGGCGCTGCTGGCGGCGGTGATGTCCAGCCTGCGCAACCGGCCCCTGGCCCATGGGCTGCTGGTATTCGGCGAGATCGGCCTGTCTGGCGAGGTGCGGCCGGTGCCCAGTGGTCAGGAGCGTTTGAAGGAAGCCGCCAAGCATGGTTTCAAGCGAGCCATCGTGCCCAAGGGCAATGCGCCTAAAGAGGCGCCGGCGGGGTTGCAGGTGATTGCCGTTACCCGGCTGGAGCAGGCCCTGGATGCGCTGTTCGAGTAA
- a CDS encoding DUF2474 domain-containing protein, with protein MMTGKHGLDEKKPLWQRLGWLLLIWAMSVAALGVAAWVMRLFMGAAGLTTH; from the coding sequence ATGATGACCGGCAAGCATGGTTTGGACGAGAAGAAACCCCTGTGGCAGCGGCTGGGCTGGCTGCTGCTGATCTGGGCGATGAGTGTGGCGGCCCTGGGTGTGGCGGCCTGGGTGATGCGCCTGTTCATGGGGGCTGCGGGGCTGACCACCCATTGA